One window from the genome of Eucalyptus grandis isolate ANBG69807.140 chromosome 7, ASM1654582v1, whole genome shotgun sequence encodes:
- the LOC104453532 gene encoding uncharacterized protein LOC104453532: MGSSHSVQEARDDEESQDGEDDEEEEDEEEDGNAVLSRNELSNTHLVKKVLEQEPEMLPCYASASPLSPQLSTLGTPRMGPSIKVWDPYNVLAPPPPLPPPPPVFSRSFSSSTMEEDRGAAATEVFLISHGECETGLRPDLVGGRCAAAGLTTNGKRQARALAVLLNSHGVRFGAVYSSPLDRARSMAASVCQEMNFSSEQIQLSDALTEMSQGQWEGCPVSEIYTPEILGVMERLQPDFSAPGGESLREVEFRMVRFLNGTVLGLPEKLRSDFSIHGANENHRYSHQNAYASSNFIGDRDGPSLPSPRSDLLLRHRQGLTKKKSGKSRLQYVNTTGNHDTEDDNSPREVHSQNTLHDLSERSSLSSISSCVGIFTHPTTIKCLITGIMGCSPLMSHKICVEDSSVTVLQHSWKTGWQIKRLNDTSHLRLL, from the exons ATGGGATCCTCTCACTCGGTTCAGGAAGCGAGGGACGACGAGGAGAGCCAAGATGGGGAGGACGACGAGGAGGAAGAGGACGAGGAGGAAGACGGGAATGCGGTGCTCAGTAGGAACGAATTGAGCAATACCCACCTGGTCAAGAAGGTGCTGGAGCAGGAGCCGGAGATGTTGCCGTGCTACGCGTCGGCGTCGCCGCTCTCTCCGCAGCTCTCCACCCTCGGGACGCCGCGGATGGGGCCGTCGATCAAGGTCTGGGACCCCTACAACGTCCTCGCGCCGCccccgccgctgccgccgcccccgccggtGTTCTCCCGGAGCTTCTCCTCCAGCACGATGGAGGAGGACCGGGGCGCGGCCGCGACGGAGGTGTTCTTGATCAGCCACGGCGAGTGCGAGACCGGCTTGAGGCCGGATTTGGTCGGCGGGCGGTGTGCTGCCGCGGGGCTCACGACCAATGGGAAGCGGCAGGCCAGGGCCTTGGCCGTGCTGCTGAATTCACATGGTGTCCGGTTTGGCGCCGTATATTCTTCGCCGCTGGATCGAGCAAGGTCGATGGCAGCTTCGGTTTGCCAG gaaatgaatttttcctcaGAACAGATTCAGTTGTCAGATGCGCTTACAGAGATGAGCCAAGGTCAATGGGAGGGATGTCCTGTGTCAGAAATATATACGCCTGAAATTTTGGGTGTAATGGAGAGACTTCAGCCTGATTTTTCTGCACCTGGTGGAGAGTCTCTTAGGGAGGTGGAGTTCCGAATGGTTCGCTTCTTAAATGGAACCGTGCTTGGTCTGCCTGAGAAGTTGCGCTCAGATTTCTCCATCCACGGTGCAAATGAGAACCATCGATACTCCCACCAGAATGCATACGCTTCATCCAATTTTATTGGTGACCGAGATGGGCCTTCCCTCCCATCACCCCGCTCCGATTTGCTTCTCAGACACAGGCAGggattgacaaagaaaaaatcTGGTAAGAGCAGGCTTCAGTATGTAAATACTACTGGAAATCATGATACCGAAGATGATAATTCTCCTCGGGAAGTGCATTCCCAGAACACACTGCATGATCTAAGTGAAAGGAGCTCTCTTTCCAGTATTTCCTCTTGTGTCGGTATATTTACACATCCAACTACGATAAAGTGTCTAATCACGGGGATTATGGGATGCAGTCCTCTAATGTCTCATAAGATCTGCGTGGAAGATTCCTCAG